In Miscanthus floridulus cultivar M001 chromosome 19, ASM1932011v1, whole genome shotgun sequence, the DNA window AGTAATGACATCTAAAGGGAGTGACAAGATACTTGACGCTGAACCTTCACTCAATCCAGAATCCAAGAGCACAAATGCCAGAAAATTATTAGTGGAAAGAAACTTGGGGAAGGTGTGCGGTGACAATACTATGAAGCCACTCAGGATTGGTGTGCCACTAAAACCTGGTTTTGAAAATTTTGTGAAGGTTTCCGATCCTTGTTTATATTGCAATGGTACTGATATTTGTTCTAGTACCAAGAAACAAAATATCACTGGCTACAGCATTGATGTCTTTGAAGCTGCTATGAAGAAGCTACAGGACCCTCCATGCTATGAGTATTGTGTTTTCGACGGTTCTTATGACGGTCTAGTAGGCAGCGTATCTTCAGGGGTGAGCTAGCATCACTCCTGCATAGCTCCATTGCATACTTTAATACTATGTCTTAACTCATAAGATTATAACTTGTTTCCACTAATCTTCCTTTTTCTTGTAACTCTTCTGATTTTCTTGGAACAATAACAAATTAGCAGAACCTGGACGGAGCAGCAGGTGATGTGACCATAACCTCTGACCGAATCAATACCGTGGACTTCACAATGCCATACACACAGTCGGGCGTGGCTTTGCTTGTGCGCCGTGACCGATCGGATCCAATCCAGTGGAGATTTTTAACCCCACTAAGCAAGGAGCTTTGGTTTGCAACCGTGGGATTCTTCTGCTTCACTGGGTTTGTTATCTGGATGATTGAGAGACCGAAAAATCCGGAGTACCAAGGATCAGCTATGGGACAGTTCAGCACTGCTGCCTACTTTGCTTTCTCCACTCTGACGTTTTCTCACGGTCAGCATTTTGGGCTTAACTTTGTTTTCTTTAGTTTAGTTTCTTACCACAGTTCATAAATAATCAGCTGGAACCTCGTTCCACTATCTAAAAAAGTTCATAAATGATCATCATGTTTATTCGATTCACAGGTGAAATTGTTAGAAGCCCATTGTCACGATTTGTTGTGGTGATATGGTGTTTTCTAGTGCTGGTCCTGGTACAGAGTTACACAGCAAGTTTGTCATCCTTGTTAACTGCAGATAGGCTCCAGCCTTCGGTGAAGGATCTGAACCAACTTTTGAAGGCTGGCGACTCTGTTGGATACCAGAAGGGGTCATTTGTGCACTCCCTCTTGATGCATAGAAATTTCACCGCAGGAAAGTTAATTCCTTATTCTTCGGCAGATGATTATGCTAAAGCTTTGAGGAATGGATCCAAGAACGGTGGTGTGTCAGCTATCGTTGATGAGGTCCCCTATCTAAAAGCTTTCCTCTCTGACTCAAGATACGAGGAAGAATTCGAGATTCAGGATCAAATATTCAGAACCCCTGGTTTTGGATTTGTAAGCTGCTCAATCTCGTGCTTATTGACTCTTGAAGAGAAAACTGCATGTTTTCAGTATCTGCGGGAACAAATTAGCTATCTTGATTAATAATGCTATATGTCTTTCCTTTTTATATTTAGGTATTCAATTCATGTCATTGTCAACTGGTGAATAATCTTTCCAGTGCAATTTTGGACATCACTGGAGGGGAAGCGAGCTCAACAATCGAAAAAGAATGGTTGGGCACAAGCACAGCTGAAGATGCATCGCTGACCATAACCAAGGCAGATTATGCACCTCTCACTCTGCGAAATTTCTCTGGTCTCTTCCTGGTTAGTGGACTTGTATCTTCTCTAATGCTGCTGATAAGCATCGCCAAGTTGGCTTACGCCAGATTGACCGGAGCTGAAGACGCTGATGCAGTACAAACCGCCGGCAGCACGAACCCGGCGACCAAATATCATCCACTTGAGAACACCACGGACAACATTTCTGTCCTTGATCACCCCCATCCTGAAGCCACAAACGGTGATCACCAAGGTGGCCACGGGAGTGATTGGTCTGTCCCTGAGGAGCTCCTCAATGAAGCAATACGCCTCGAACGTGGACATAATAGCAGTGCAAGTGCTGGAGAGTGTAGTGCTAATGCAGTGCGTGATGGCTCTGCGCCTGCACAATCATTGAAGATGATC includes these proteins:
- the LOC136527583 gene encoding glutamate receptor 2.8-like isoform X1; the protein is MLRAACVLLDAGGAVRGERRRGRECRKSRGVAGRRRPTSLRMEPVSALLTLTQLYLEDELELYEVELRRLLAHNHALVEELEVLSREIQAAEDLISNGQIQAIVTPQKSVVKAVKFSQFGNLMFIWMDETYSGIHGGFDKNSSGTGTMELEPVFWQENPVMTSKGSDKILDAEPSLNPESKSTNARKLLVERNLGKVCGDNTMKPLRIGVPLKPGFENFVKVSDPCLYCNGTDICSSTKKQNITGYSIDVFEAAMKKLQDPPCYEYCVFDGSYDGLVGSVSSGNLDGAAGDVTITSDRINTVDFTMPYTQSGVALLVRRDRSDPIQWRFLTPLSKELWFATVGFFCFTGFVIWMIERPKNPEYQGSAMGQFSTAAYFAFSTLTFSHGEIVRSPLSRFVVVIWCFLVLVLVQSYTASLSSLLTADRLQPSVKDLNQLLKAGDSVGYQKGSFVHSLLMHRNFTAGKLIPYSSADDYAKALRNGSKNGGVSAIVDEVPYLKAFLSDSRYEEEFEIQDQIFRTPGFGFVFNSCHCQLVNNLSSAILDITGGEASSTIEKEWLGTSTAEDASLTITKADYAPLTLRNFSGLFLVSGLVSSLMLLISIAKLAYARLTGAEDADAVQTAGSTNPATKYHPLENTTDNISVLDHPHPEATNGDHQGGHGSDWSVPEELLNEAIRLERGHNSSASAGECSANAVRDGSAPAQSLKMIEMNIV
- the LOC136527583 gene encoding glutamate receptor 2.8-like isoform X2, whose translation is MFIWMDETYSGIHGGFDKNSSGTGTMELEPVFWQENPVMTSKGSDKILDAEPSLNPESKSTNARKLLVERNLGKVCGDNTMKPLRIGVPLKPGFENFVKVSDPCLYCNGTDICSSTKKQNITGYSIDVFEAAMKKLQDPPCYEYCVFDGSYDGLVGSVSSGNLDGAAGDVTITSDRINTVDFTMPYTQSGVALLVRRDRSDPIQWRFLTPLSKELWFATVGFFCFTGFVIWMIERPKNPEYQGSAMGQFSTAAYFAFSTLTFSHGEIVRSPLSRFVVVIWCFLVLVLVQSYTASLSSLLTADRLQPSVKDLNQLLKAGDSVGYQKGSFVHSLLMHRNFTAGKLIPYSSADDYAKALRNGSKNGGVSAIVDEVPYLKAFLSDSRYEEEFEIQDQIFRTPGFGFVFNSCHCQLVNNLSSAILDITGGEASSTIEKEWLGTSTAEDASLTITKADYAPLTLRNFSGLFLVSGLVSSLMLLISIAKLAYARLTGAEDADAVQTAGSTNPATKYHPLENTTDNISVLDHPHPEATNGDHQGGHGSDWSVPEELLNEAIRLERGHNSSASAGECSANAVRDGSAPAQSLKMIEMNIV